A part of Sugiyamaella lignohabitans strain CBS 10342 chromosome D, complete sequence genomic DNA contains:
- the MYO5 gene encoding myosin 5 (One of two type I myosin motors; contains proline-rich tail homology 2 (TH2) and SH3 domains; MYO5 deletion has little effect on growth, but myo3 myo5 double deletion causes severe defects in growth and actin cytoskeleton organization; MYO5 has a paralog, MYO3, that arose from the whole genome duplication; GO_component: GO:0030479 - actin cortical patch [Evidence IEA]; GO_component: GO:0030479 - actin cortical patch [Evidence IDA] [PMID 16824951]; GO_component: GO:0030479 - actin cortical patch [Evidence IDA] [PMID 20647997]; GO_component: GO:0005737 - cytoplasm [Evidence IEA]; GO_component: GO:0005856 - cytoskeleton [Evidence IEA]; GO_component: GO:0043332 - mating projection tip [Evidence IDA] [PMID 19053807]; GO_component: GO:0016459 - myosin complex [Evidence IEA,IEA]; GO_function: GO:0005524 - ATP binding [Evidence IEA,IEA]; GO_function: GO:0003779 - actin binding [Evidence IEA]; GO_function: GO:0016787 - hydrolase activity [Evidence IEA]; GO_function: GO:0000146 - microfilament motor activity [Evidence IDA] [PMID 16824951]; GO_function: GO:0003774 - motor activity [Evidence IEA]; GO_function: GO:0000166 - nucleotide binding [Evidence IEA]; GO_process: GO:0051666 - actin cortical patch localization [Evidence IGI,IMP] [PMID 18177206]; GO_process: GO:0007121 - bipolar cellular bud site selection [Evidence TAS] [PMID 10652251]; GO_process: GO:0006897 - endocytosis [Evidence IMP] [PMID 16824951]; GO_process: GO:0006887 - exocytosis [Evidence TAS] [PMID 10652251]; GO_process: GO:0031505 - fungal-type cell wall organization [Evidence TAS] [PMID 10652251]; GO_process: GO:0008152 - metabolic process [Evidence IEA,IEA]; GO_process: GO:0006898 - receptor-mediated endocytosis [Evidence IMP] [PMID 8614799]; GO_process: GO:0006970 - response to osmotic stress [Evidence TAS] [PMID 10652251]; GO_process: GO:0009651 - response to salt stress [Evidence IGI,IPI] [PMID 12391157]): protein MKSYSESQCVIISGESGAGKTEAAKRIMQYIASVSGGSASSDIQRIKDMVLATNPLLESFGCAKTLRNDNSSRHGKYLEILFNGQGEPVGAQITNYLLEKARVVGQIRNERNFHIFYQFTKGATQQYREVYGIQGPETYLYTSASKCTSVDSIDDVKDFQETINAMKVIGLTQDEQDSVFRLLAAILWIGNIDFIENDEGSQIRDSSVPNFVAYLLDVDAASIEKALTIRIVETSRGGRRGSVYESPLNVVQAKAVRDALAKAIYDKLFDWIVYRVNESLKAQKGSSSLSIGILDIYGFEIFENNSFEQICINYVNEKLQQIFIQLTLKSEQEEYVREQISWTPIDYFNNKVVCDLIEERRPPGIFSVLNDAVATAHADSGAADQNFAMKLSMLSSNAHFEQRQNKFLIKHYAGDVMYDINGMTDKNKDQLLKDLLVLIDGSSNQFLKQLFPDQVDTDSRKRPPTASDKIKKSANALMDTLAQAQPSYIRTIKPNQHRSPSEYDEKAVLHQVKYLGLKENVRIRRAGFAYRQTFDKFVERFYLLSRKTSYAGDFIWQGDSRSATIQIFKDTGIPASEYQMGVTKAFIKTPETLFALEHMRDMYWHNMAARIQRAWRRHQKFKADCATKIQRAWREAKGSKKYIELRERGHAVLKNQKERRRMSLLGYRRFWGDYLACNVKNSPGGFMMKAIGVTDTVRFSCRGEILFAKFGRSSQRLDRVFILTAGKFFVVAESVIQNQLSFVVEHTYAASSIRSVSMTNLRDDWFALNTGSSSEPEPLLWCYFKTELVTLLNVPVKIGPTIQYNKKPGKPSTVKSQRDETAPPNYDAYKSGTIRVRTGQPANSVSEPIPKPKPKVKSATTTRSTPAAKPKTRRPPPRAPTVTALPSQAAAGVPPPRAANTYSYPSSTPAAASSIPAGPAVTAQPASMTNNTLGSGPGAAAAAAAAAAMSHTTSSARQAPVKATPSPAVPAQRTSPAAKRVSRVPPPPPVASSKPSPPPPAPPAQPTAKALYDYAGTRPNELSISKDEIVYVLQKADNGWWLAEKLDKSAQGWTPASYVEEIKVESAPPAAARKAPPPAPPKKKAIGSALTPNGGAATPSSDQTPSPTLASGLAEALKQKNQATNHLAGGLADALKARAGRHESEDEGDDDW from the coding sequence ATGAAATCGTACTCGGAGAGCCAGTGTGTGATCATTTCTGGCGAGTCAGGTGCCGGAAAGACCGAGGCCGCCAAGCGGATTATGCAGTATATCGCATCGGTGTCGGGTGGAAGTGCCAGCTCAGATATCCAGCGAATCAAGGATATGGTTCTGGCTACTAACCCGTTGCTGGAATCGTTTGGTTGTGCTAAGACGCTGCGTAATGATAATTCGTCGCGTCATGGAAAGTATTTAGAGATTCTGTTTAATGGTCAGGGTGAACCGGTAGGTGCTCAGATCACAAACTATTTACTGGAAAAGGCCCGTGTGGTGGGCCAGATCCGTAACGAACGGAATTTCCATATCTTTTATCAGTTTACAAAGGGTGCCACTCAACAGTATAGAGAGGTTTATGGCATCCAGGGCCCTGAAACGTATCTTTATACATCGGCCAGTAAGTGTACTTCGGTCGATAGTATTGACGATGTCAAGGACTTTCAAGAGACGATTAATGCTATGAAGGTTATAGGTCTTACTCAGGACGAACAGGACTCGGTGTTTAGATTACTCGCAGCGATATTATGGATCGGTAATATCGATTTTATTGAGAACGATGAGGGCAGTCAGATTAGAGACAGCTCGGTCCCGAACTTTGTCGCTTATTTGTTGGATGTAGACGCTGCCAGCATTGAAAAGGCTCTTACGATTCGAATCGTAGAAACGTCGCGTGGTGGACGTCGTGGTTCGGTTTATGAGAGTCCTTTGAATGTGGTTCAGGCCAAAGCAGTTCGAGACGCTCTTGCCAAGGCTATTTACGATAAATTGTTTGACTGGATTGTTTACAGAGTGAATGAGTCGTTAAAGGCACAGAAGGGAAGCAGCTCGCTGTCAATTGGTATTCTGGATATTTACGGGTTTGAGATTTTTGAAAACAACAGTTTTGAACAGATCTGTATCAACTATGTCAATGAGAAACTGCAGCAGATTTTTATTCAGTTGACGTTGAAATCCGAACAGGAAGAGTATGTTCGGGAACAGATCAGCTGGACTCCTATTGATTATTTCAATAACAAGGTGGTGTGTGATTTGATTGAGGAAAGACGTCCCCCCGGTATTTTCTCGGTATTGAACGATGCAGTGGCTACAGCACATGCTGATTCAGGAGCTGCTGACCAGAATTTCGCCATGAAATTGAGTATGTTATCGAGTAACGCACATTTTGAACAGCGTCAAAACAAGTTTTTGATCAAGCATTATGCTGGTGATGTCATGTACGATATCAATGGTATGACTGATAAGAATAAAGACCAGCTGTTGAAAGATTTGTTGGTGCTTATTGATGGTTCTAGCAATCAGTTTTTGAAACAACTGTTTCCTGATCAGGTCGATACTGACAGTCGTAAGAGACCTCCTACTGCCAGtgacaagatcaagaaatctGCCAATGCTCTTATGGATACATTAGCTCAGGCCCAACCGTCGTATATCCGTACTATTAAACCCAATCAGCATCGGTCGCCATCTGAATACGACGAAAAAGCCGTGCTTCACCAGGTTAAGTATCTTGGTTTGAAGGAAAATGTGCGTATTCGTCGAGCTGGTTTTGCATACAGACAAACTTTTGACAAGTTTGTCGAGCGGTTTTATCTGCTGTCGAGAAAAACGTCATATGCAGGAGATTTTATTTGGCAAGGAGATTCTCGTTCGGCTACTATTCAAATCTTCAAGGATACAGGAATCCCGGCTTCCGAGTACCAAATGGGTGTTACAAAGGCATTTATCAAGACTCCCGAGACTCTATTTGCACTTGAACACATGAGAGACATGTATTGGCATAACATGGCAGCCCGTATCCAAAGAGCTTGGCGACGACACCAGAAGTTTAAGGCCGACTGTGCCACTAAAATCCAGCGTGCCTGGAGAGAGGCTAAAGGAAGTAAAAAGTATATTGAACTTCGTGAAAGAGGCCATGCCGTGCTTAAGAATCAGAAAGAACGTCGTAGAATGAGTTTACTTGGATACAGACGATTCTGGGGTGATTATCTGGCTTGTAATGTCAAGAATTCGCCAGGTGGCTTTATGATGAAAGCTATTGGTGTAACTGACACAGTGCGATTCTCGTGTCGTGGCGAGATTTTGTTTGCAAAGTTTGGTCGGTCGAGTCAGCGTTTGGATAGAGTTTTTATCCTGACTGCTGGTAAATTTTTTGTGGTTGCCGAATCGGTTATACAGAACCAGCTGTCGTTCGTCGTTGAACACACGTATGCTGCCTCGTCAATTCGAAGTGTGTCAATGACGAATCTTCGAGACGATTGGTTTGCACTGAATACGGGATCTTCCAGTGAGCCTGAACCGCTGTTATGGTGTTATTTCAAGACCGAACTTGTTACGTTGTTGAATGTGCCAGTGAAAATCGGGCCCACAATTCAGTACAATAAAAAGCCCGGTAAGCCCAGTACAGTGAAATCTCAACGAGACGAGACTGCTCCACCCAACTACGATGCTTATAAGAGTGGAACGATCCGTGTTCGAACTGGTCAACCTGCCAACTCAGTATCAGAACCAATTCCAAAACCCAAACCAAAGGTTAAATCAGCCACTACCACCAGATCTACACCTGCTGCCAAACCTAAAACCCGTCGTCCTCCTCCTAGAGCACCCACTGTTACTGCTCTACCCTCAcaagcagctgctggagtcCCACCTCCACGAGCCGCCAACACCTACAGCTACCCTTCATCGAccccagcagcagcatcatcaattCCAGCCGGTCCTGCTGTTACAGCCCAACCTGCCTCGATGACCAACAACACCCTTGGATCCGGaccaggagcagcagctgctgctgccgctgccgctgctatGTCACACACCACCTCTTCGGCCCGACAAGCACCTGTGAAAGCAACTCCTTCGCCAGCAGTTCCCGCACAAAGAACCTCACCAGCTGCTAAACGAGTATCACGAGTAccccctccaccacctGTGGCATCCTCTAAACCGTCACCACCGcctccagcaccacctgctCAACCGACTGCCAAAGCACTTTACGACTATGCCGGCACAAGACCGAACGAACTGTCTATCTCCAAAGACGAGATAGTCTATGTTCTCCAGAAAGCCGATAACGGCTGGTGGCTAGCGGAAAAACTCGATAAATCGGCTCAAGGATGGACCCCTGCCTCGTACGTGGAAGAAATCAAGGTCGAATCTGCACCCCCTGCTGCCGCCAGAAAAGCTCCTCCACCCGCACCACCCAAGAAGAAAGCCATTGGCTCGGCACTGACGCCCAATGGCGGAGCCGCCACGCCTTCTTCCGACCAAACCCCGTCACCAACGCTCGCGTCTGGCCTCGCCGAGGCACTCAAACAGAAAAACCAGGCCACAAACCACCTCGCGGGCGGACTCGCCGACGCCCTCAAAGCACGGGCCGGCCGCCACGAAAGCGAAGACGAGGGAGACGACGACTGGTAA
- the SEO1 gene encoding putative permease SEO1 codes for MSKEKSDQLAAEPPVVHIPEPTVVSIPEPPVVHIPVQGDDELLRENAPTHWYDSFVRMVNWYPKHISKDERRLLIKVDFVLLSYVCISYFCKALEKSNITNAYVSGMKEDIDFGGNDLSYAKSLYSAGYIVSMCLGTMFVTRDWARLMLPVLEITWGVLSACESAVTNSSQMFALRFLIGFAEGPIFPSVLYIIGSWYNRDERYRRIMAFSVSSSLGGMFSGYLQSAAYGHLQGVGGHTGWQWGFIIDGAVIAIPLGVIGIFIFPGTPQQAKNVWWLKKSDIQLAVDRTIRNGVATPTKLNWSIVKRTLLRWHVHFFATFWVLLNIVALPDGTGFPLWLKSQSPERFSVAQVNNYPTIASAVGVVAQFLIAGFADSYPVYPFLSLCQVLFIISYSSLAAWDIPDGWRWVCFLIVGFDGVNQMLVSGWINDVTKADAEERAFVLGYSDAVSQAINIWTNIVFFPTEDAPKFHLGYIISTVGAILMLFLPILGYFGERWDKKHNYGLGSEVLVERSTGKIEATTSIAPSSALDPSSSLEHEPPAYSATQ; via the coding sequence ATGTCAAAAGAGAAATCTGATCAACTGGCTGCTGAGCCCCCTGTCGTCCATATTCCTGAGCCCACTGTCGTCAGTATTCCTGAGCCCCCTGTCGTTCATATTCCTGTTCAGGGAGACGACGAGCTGCTGAGAGAAAATGCTCCTACTCACTGGTATGACAGCTTTGTTCGTATGGTCAACTGGTATCCTAAACATATTTCCAAGGACGAAAGAAGACTGCTGATAAAGGTAGATTTTGTTCTCCTGTCGTATGTGTGTATCTCATATTTCTGCAAAGCTCTTGAAAAGTCCAATATCACCAATGCCTATGTGTCGGGCATGAAGgaagatattgatttcGGTGGTAATGATTTGTCATATGCCAAGTCGTTGTATTCGGCTGGTTATATTGTCAGTATGTGTCTTGGTACTATGTTTGTGACTCGAGACTGGGCTCGTTTGATGCTGCCTGTACTTGAAATCACTTGGGGTGTTCTTTCTGCCTGTGAATCTGCTGTTACGAACTCGTCGCAAATGTTTGCCCTTCGTTTTCTTATCGGTTTTGCAGAGGGTCCTATTTTCCCGTCTGTGTTGTATATTATTGGCAGTTGGTATAACCGTGATGAGAGGTATAGAAGAATCATGGCCTTTTCTGTGTCGTCTTCGCTCGGAGGAATGTTTTCTGGATACTTGCAATCTGCTGCTTATGGACATTTACAAGGTGTAGGGGGACATACCGGCTGGCAATGGGGTTTTATTATCGATGGAGCTGTTATTGCTATTCCACTGGGTGTTATTGGTATATTCATTTTCCCAGGAACTCCTCAACAAGCCAAGAATGTATGGTGGCTCAAGAAAAGTGATATTCAACTGGCTGTGGATCGAACTATCAGAAACGGAGTTGCTACACCTACAAAACTGAATTGGAGTATTGTCAAGAGAACGCTCCTCCGTTGGCACGTTCATTTCTTTGCAACTTTCTGGGTACTACTCAACATCGTAGCACTTCCTGACGGTACTGGATTCCCACTGTGGCTGAAGTCGCAATCTCCCGAACGATTCTCTGTCGCACAAGTCAATAATTACCCGACTATTGCTTCTGCTGTAGGAGTCGTCGCACAATTTCTGATTGCTGGATTTGCCGACTCGTACCCTGTATACCCTTTTCTATCACTCTGTCAAGTACTTTTCATCATCTCGTACTCGAGTTTGGCTGCTTGGGATATTCCTGACGGATGGAGATGGGTGTGTTTCCTGATTGTGGGTTTTGACGGAGTCAACCAAATGCTTGTTTCCGGCTGGATCAACGATGTCACTAAAGCAGATGCCGAAGAGCGAGCATTTGTTCTTGGCTACTCCGACGCAGTCTCCCAAGCAATCAATATCTGGACCAACATTGTATTTTTCCCGACCGAAGATGCTCCCAAGTTCCATCTCGGCTACATCATCTCCACGGTAGGAGCCATTCTCATGCTGTTCCTGCCCATCCTCGGCTACTTCGGCGAACGCTGGGACAAGAAACACAACTACGGACTCGGCAGCGAAGTCCTCGTCGAGCGCTCCACCGGCAAAATCGAAGCCACCACCAGTATCGCCCCGTCCTCCGCCCTCGACCCGTCCTCCTCACTCGAGCACGAACCCCCTGCCTACTCTGCCACCCAATag
- the PAN3 gene encoding Pan3p (Essential subunit of the Pan2p-Pan3p poly(A)-ribonuclease complex; complex acts to control poly(A) tail length and regulate the stoichiometry and activity of postreplication repair complexes; GO_component: GO:0031251 - PAN complex [Evidence IDA] [PMID 8816488]; GO_component: GO:0005737 - cytoplasm [Evidence IEA,IEA]; GO_component: GO:0005737 - cytoplasm [Evidence IDA] [PMID 14562095]; GO_function: GO:0005524 - ATP binding [Evidence IEA,IEA]; GO_function: GO:0046872 - metal ion binding [Evidence IEA,IEA]; GO_function: GO:0000166 - nucleotide binding [Evidence IEA]; GO_function: GO:0004535 - poly(A)-specific ribonuclease activity [Evidence IDA,IMP] [PMID 8816488]; GO_function: GO:0004672 - protein kinase activity [Evidence IEA]; GO_function: GO:0016772 - transferase activity, transferring phosphorus-containing groups [Evidence IEA]; GO_process: GO:0006281 - DNA repair [Evidence IDA] [PMID 11953437]; GO_process: GO:0031124 - mRNA 3'-end processing [Evidence IMP,IPI] [PMID 8816488]; GO_process: GO:0006397 - mRNA processing [Evidence IEA]; GO_process: GO:0006301 - postreplication repair [Evidence IGI,IPI] [PMID 11953437]; GO_process: GO:0006468 - protein phosphorylation [Evidence IEA]) has protein sequence MGNGQAAPSPGPGGGGAFVVPAHAPQQQQQQQQQQQQQQQQVQHQQQQQQQQQVHGGPVPPHHFQLQQTADEFNGLMIDSHQPPPPPPPQSHHHHQTMAPPPLHFQTPMTGNPDMLFQPHSAFPLQYHLYAPVPMRRARETLSPHERRIEDFFIRNDLREELQKKNEALLQKLPNSALPEFVHIYHSLVPLDTNIDKNDRLFGYPTWAYKATSNRDGRIYCLRRVEGFRLTNEHAIKLVQKWRNIDSPNIVKLYEAFTTRAFGDNSLVFVYDYYPLATTLFSTYFGPMVKFQHPLEQTRPIDEGLIWAYIIELVNALKAIHEAGLAARIVDPTRILVVKKGRIRLNCCGIFDILQFESSNGVISKEEIAALQQEDFINIGRLILILACKSTLGASQPLAKSFETISKQYSADLLQFTQHLLSSDAVEQPDAAVPTPITVGSLVTMLADKTLEYLSSSLYANDDLESQLSQELENGRLVRLLAKFGFINERPEYEHDPNWSESGDRYLIKLFRDYVFHQVDEMGKPIVDMGHVLACLNKLDAGVDEPILLVSRDEQSCLLVSYKELKSCISSAFRDLSK, from the coding sequence ATGGGGAATGGCCAGGCCGCGCCGTCTCCAGGTcctggaggtggtggtgcgTTTGTAGTTCCTGCTCATGCtccacagcaacaacaacagcaacaacaacaacaacaacagcaacagcagcaggttcagcatcagcaacagcagcaacaacaacagcaggtTCATGGAGGACCAGTTCCACCTCATCATTTTCAGTTACAACAGACGGCAGACGAGTTTAATGGGCTCATGATCGATTCGCACCAACCACCGCCACCGCCGCCGCCCCAATcacatcaccatcatcagaCAATGgcccctcctcctcttcattTCCAGACTCCAATGACAGGAAATCCCGATATGCTTTTCCAACCGCACTCGGCATTCCCGCTTCAGTACCATTTATACGCGCCAGTGCCCATGCGACGTGCCCGTGAGACCCTGTCGCCTCACGAACGACGCATTGAGGACTTCTTTATTCGAAATGATTTACGAGAAGAATTACAGAAGAAAAACGAGGCACTGCTTCAGAAACTGCCGAACTCGGCTCTGCCCGAGTTTGTTCATATTTATCACTCGCTGGTGCCTCTGGACACGAATATCGACAAGAACGACCGATTGTTTGGCTACCCGACTTGGGCGTATAAAGCGACGTCAAATCGTGACGGACGAATCTACTGTCTACGACGAGTCGAGGGTTTCAGGTTGACTAACGAGCATGCTATTAAATTGGTGCAAAAGTGGAGAAATATCGATTCACCGAATATCGTTAAACTTTACGAAGCATTCACGACCCGTGCATTTGGCGATAATTCTCTAGTGTTTGTGTACGATTACTATCCACTAGCAACGACGCTGTTCTCGACGTATTTCGGGCCAATGGTCAAGTTCCAGCATCCTCTGGAACAAACAAGACCTATTGACGAGGGTCTGATATGGGCGTATATCATTGAACTGGTAAATGCACTTAAAGCTATACATGAAGCCGGGCTGGCAGCACGAATTGTTGATCCAACCCGGAttctggtggtgaaaaAGGGACGAATCCGGTTGAACTGCTGTGGaatttttgatattcttcaGTTTGAAAGCAGTAATGGAGTCATTAGTAAAGAGGAGATTGCCGCGTTACAGCAGGAAGACTTTATTAATATCGGAcgattgattttgattcttGCGTGTAAATCGACACTGGGGGCTAGCCAGCCACTGGCCAAGTCGTTTGAGACCATATCCAAGCAATATTCTGCTGATCTGTTACAATTCACACAACATTTGCTGTCGTCGGATGCTGTTGAGCAGCccgatgctgctgttccGACGCCGATTACCGTTGGTTCGTTAGTGACGATGCTGGCTGATAAGACGTTAGAGTACCTGAGCAGCTCATTGTATGCGAACGACGACCTTGAATCGCAGTTGTCACAGGAGCTAGAAAATGGCCGGCTCGTAAGATTACTGGCCAAATTCGGGTTTATTAATGAACGACCCGAGTATGAACACGATCCGAACTGGTCCGAGTCTGGCGACCGGTACCTGATTAAACTGTTCCGTGACTATGTGTTCCACCAGGTCGACGAAATGGGTAAACCCATTGTCGACATGGGCCATGTGCTGGCATGTCTCAACAAACTGGACGCCGGCGTCGACGAGCCCATCCTGCTGGTGTCCCGCGATGAACAGTCGTGTCTCCTCGTCTCCTACAAAGAGCTCAAGTCCTGCATCTCCTCGGCCTTCCGCGACCTCTCTAAATAG